A DNA window from Malus domestica chromosome 12, GDT2T_hap1 contains the following coding sequences:
- the LOC103450220 gene encoding putative receptor-like protein kinase At3g47110 produces the protein MEHSSSTQVRLFKLFYGFILLCMGTAVLESATLPSSGTSLGNETDHMALLDFKKRISEDPFHIMSSWNDSIHFCSWAGVTCNRITKRVLTLELESQKLVGSIPPSIGNLTFPTAFNLRRNNFHGELPQELGRLQSLQHLNLSVNSFSGKIPTNISHCTQLRVLELYSNKLIGPIPDQLSSLLDLNILLFDKNNLTGTIPSWIGNFSSLCSLYIGGNNFQGSIPKELGRLTGLQAFSVAANNLSGMVPSSIYNISSISIFGVSQNQLHGELPPNVGVILPHLEQFHVGSNKFTGNVPASFSNASRLRYLNLPENDLTGTVPGESLGRLRSLVGLNFGANRLGTGKSGDLNFISFLANCTSLEGLALYDNQFRDELPSSISNLSTQLTSLTMEKNLIYGSIDGGIANLVNLTLFGISYNFLSGKIPEEIGRLQKLGELYLNDNKFYGPIPSSLGNLTSLTELYVSGNRFEGSIPPTLANCQRLLALDLSRNNLTGTIPQEVIGISSLSIYLLLSNNYLTGSLPAKVSNLVKVVELDVSGNNLSGEIPTTLGNCIMLERLYLANNKLLALLVIQLKHNRRSD, from the coding sequence ATGGAGCATTCAAGTAGTACTCAAGTTAGGCTGTTTAAACTCTTTTATGGCTTCATTCTTTTGTGCATGGGCACCGCAGTTCTGGAATCTGCGACACTGCCAAGCAGTGGCACTAGTCTTGGAAATGAAACGGATCACATGGCGCTGCTCGACTTCAAGAAAAGAATCTCAGAAGATCCTTTTCATATCATGAGCTCATGGAATGACTCCATTCATTTCTGCAGCTGGGCTGGCGTTACATGCAACCGTATCACAAAAAGAGTCTTGACCTTGGAGCTGGAGTCTCAGAAATTGGTAGGCTCCATACCACCTTCTATTGGAAACCTTACTTTTCCTACTGCATTTAATCTGAGAAGGAACAATTTTCATGGTGAACTTCCTCAAGAATTGGGTCGTCTACAAAGCCTACAACACCTCAACCTGTCTGTCAATTCCTTCAGCGGGAAAATTCCAACTAATATATCTCACTGTACACAACTGAGAGTGCTCGAGCTTTACTCCAATAAGCTTATTGGGCCAATTCCGGACCAACTCAGTTCGTTGTTGGATTTAAATATTCTATTGTTTGATAAAAACAATCTCACTGGAACTATTCCAAGTTGGATAGGAAACTTTTCTTCTTTGTGTAGTCTTTATATTGGCGGAAACAACTTTCAAGGAAGCATACCTAAAGAGCTCGGGCGTCTAACAGGCTTGCAAGCATTCTCAGTAGCGGCAAATAATCTATCTGGTATGGTTCCTTCTTCAATCTATAATATTTCTTCCATATCCATTTTCGGTGTCAGTCAGAATCAGCTTCATGGAGAGCTACCGCCAAATGTTGGCGTTATTCTTCCTCATCTCGAACAATTTCATGTTGGTAGCAACAAATTCACAGGAAATGTTCCTGCATCGTTCTCAAATGCTTCTAGACTTCGTTATCTCAATTTGCCTGAAAATGATCTCACTGGAACAGTTCCTGGTGAAAGCCTTGGAAGATTGCGAAGCTTAGTTGGACTAAACTTTGGTGCCAATAGACTTGGAACTGGGAAAAGTGGGGACCTGAATTTTATCAGCTTCTTGGCCAATTGTACAAGTCTGGAGGGGTTGGCTCTTTACGATAACCAATTCAGAGATGAATTGCCAAGCTCCATATCCAACCTTTCCACCCAACTAACATCTCTTACAATGGAGAAGAACTTGATATATGGAAGCATCGATGGAGGCATCGCCAATCTTGTAAACTTGACCCTTTTTGGAATAAGTTATAACTTTCTCAGCGGTAAGATCCCTGAAGAAATTGGGAGGCTTCAGAAGTTAGGGGAACTATATTTGAATGACAACAAGTTTTATGGACCAATTCCATCCTCCCTAGGTAACTTGACTTCGTTGACAGAGCTCTACGTCAGCGGCAATAGGTTTGAGGGAAGCATTCCTCCAACTCTTGCGAACTGCCAACGTCTACTAGCGCTTGACCTGTCTCGAAACAATTTAACAGGCACCATACCTCAAGAGGTCATTGGGATTTCATCTCTTTCAATTTATTTGCTCCTGTCTAACAATTACTTGACTGGTTCACTACCAGCTAAAGTGAGTAATTTGGTAAAGGTAGTGGAGCTAGATGTGTCCGGAAACAACTTATCGGGTGAAATCCCCACAACACTCGGCAATTGTATTATGTTGGAGCGCTTGTACTTGGCAAATAACAAATTGTTAGCCTTAttggttatacaattaaaacacaaccGAAGGAGTGACTGA